The following proteins come from a genomic window of Venturia canescens isolate UGA chromosome 4, ASM1945775v1, whole genome shotgun sequence:
- the tant gene encoding uncharacterized protein tant has translation MAEENPAAEVIAGTEGNLPDVVASLEMLTVTASTCNTDTLSPQKMLLRRRIRRPENPEVRNRRCSLRPKKRSAAEMEDEKDVKNYYLDKSVRKTANNLETIFEAPDEDVAEDIPVMMSAKRFKRMIHFQSEPNNAKIKKRRARVKRIFGSKFLTKHRAVSMQTLINKLNLIRSEPTEIADDKKPLSQVLNPFDAIRRCSLRQ, from the exons ATGGCCGAAGAAAACCCAGCGGC GGAAGTAATAGCTGGCACGGAAGGTAATTTACCTGATGTTGTAGCCAGTTTAGAAATGTTGACTGTAACTGCAAGCACTTGCAATACTGACACTTTGTCTCCTCAAAAAATGTTACTTCGAAGAAGAATACGAAGACCTGAAAATCCAGAAGTTCGAAATAGAAG ATGTAGTTTGAGGCCAAAAAAACGGTCAGCGGCTGAGATGGAGGATGAAAAAGATGTGAAGAATTATTATTTAGATAAAAGCGTAAGGAAAACTGCAAACAATTTGGAAACGATATTTGAAGCACCGGACGAAGATGTAGCTGAAGATATTCCAGTAATGATGAGTGCCAAGAGATTCAAAAGAATGATACATTTCCAGAGTGAGCCGAACAACgccaaaataaagaaaaggcGAGCTAGAGTAAAGCGAATATTTGGCTCAAAATTCCTTACCAAGCATAGAGCGGTATCTATGCAAACTCTTATCAACAAACTGAATTTAATAAGATCAGAACCTACTGAAATAGCGGATGATAAAAAACCACTATCGCAAGTGTTAAATCCTTTTGACGCCATACGTCGATGTAGCTTAAGACAATAA